CAAGTTTCGACCTTAACTTTGAATGGTGAAATACTCTCCTCCGTGAAACCTTCTTCAGAGTTCAGGCTTCATCTAGGTGTCTATAGAAATAGGGCGGATGTAAGGGCCGTAGTTCACCTTCATCCACCTTACTCCATAACCCTCTCAATTTTTGAGAAAGAGCTCCCTATGATAACTCCTGAAGCTGAGCTTTATCTCAAGAAGGTTCCAGTACTCCCATTTAAGCCCGCAGGGAGTGTGGAGCTAGCTCAACAAGTTTCCGAAGCAATGAAAGATTATGATGCCGTTATATTAGAGAGGCACGGTATTGTAACCGTTGGGAGAAGTCTTAGGGAAGCTTTCTACAGAGCGGAGCTTGTTGAGGAAGTTGCTAGACTCTGGTACCAAAAGTTTATAGCCCCAGAAAAGAAAGACTAAAGTAGGCGAGGGGGCTGGGGGCCCTCGGGGTGCTCCCGAGGAAGTTCCGCCCACCGCACCGGGGCCGCGGTGCCGCAAGGCACCTCCCGAGAGGGAGGGCAACGGCACAGAAACGACACGCCCCTCGGGGGATGTGGATGAAAGCGGTGAAGGCTCCTGGTGACGGGGGCCGAGTTAACCCGCAGACGATCCCGAGGGGATCGGTGAAACGGCCGTCCCGCGGGGTGCAAGGCCGAGTTAGGGCCGATGAGTTCCCGGTGTGAGGCCCGTGGTAGGCCGCTTAGTCGAATGCCCCCGTAGTACAGAAGGCGGGCTATAGCCCCCTCGCCTATAATCTTTATTAGGAAGTAACATCCTCCTATAAGTATGCCAAGGATAAATTTCATCTTTGGAGTTCACAATCATCAACCCTTGGGGAATTTTGAATGGATTATTAAGAGAGCGTATGAAAAAGCTTACAGACCCTTCCTGGAAACCCTTGAAGAGTATCCAAATATGAAGGTTGCGGTTCACATAAGCGGTGTTTTAGTTGAGTGGCTAGAGAGGAATAGGCCTGAATATATAGATCTGCTGAAATCCCTAATTAAGAAGGGTCAAGTTGAACTTGTGGTTGCAGGATTTTATGAGCCAATATTGGTTGCTATACCTGAGGAGGATAGGGTTGAGCAGATTAAGCTGTCAAAGGGATGGGCAAGAAAAATGGGTTATGAAGCCAGGGGA
This Pyrococcus horikoshii OT3 DNA region includes the following protein-coding sequences:
- a CDS encoding aldolase — translated: MRNVKYKLIYYSKLAHLKGLTGSFGGNISVRVGEYVFIKGTGSVMGELTPSQVSTLTLNGEILSSVKPSSEFRLHLGVYRNRADVRAVVHLHPPYSITLSIFEKELPMITPEAELYLKKVPVLPFKPAGSVELAQQVSEAMKDYDAVILERHGIVTVGRSLREAFYRAELVEEVARLWYQKFIAPEKKD